In Bacillota bacterium, the following proteins share a genomic window:
- a CDS encoding BtpA/SgcQ family protein — MEKPAFSFGKKPIIGMVHAIPLPGGPLYDPVKGVRGIEDGLRRDLEALQEGGVDAVMFCNENDRPYRLKAGPETIAVMAAVVSKLVSEVSVPFGVDILWDPIAAVAVGKATGASFVREIFTGAYAGDMGLWNTNIGDAARYRMAIDAKDVKLFMNINAEFTDRLDCRSIAAIAKTVAFGSLPDAICVSGPMTGHAVDKSTLAEVKRAVGDVPVIVNTGCNPDNIGEFLEHADAAVVGTYFKHDGVTWNPVETARVKKFMGAVRHARGA; from the coding sequence GTGGAAAAGCCCGCGTTCTCTTTCGGCAAGAAGCCGATCATCGGCATGGTCCACGCCATCCCACTGCCCGGCGGGCCGCTCTATGACCCGGTCAAGGGAGTCCGGGGGATCGAGGACGGGCTCCGTCGCGACCTCGAGGCCCTCCAGGAGGGCGGCGTCGACGCGGTCATGTTCTGCAACGAGAACGACCGCCCATACCGGCTGAAGGCCGGGCCCGAGACCATCGCCGTGATGGCCGCCGTCGTCTCGAAGCTCGTCTCCGAGGTCTCGGTGCCGTTCGGCGTCGACATCCTCTGGGACCCGATCGCCGCCGTCGCCGTCGGCAAGGCCACCGGGGCCTCTTTCGTCCGGGAGATCTTCACCGGGGCCTACGCCGGTGACATGGGCCTCTGGAACACCAACATCGGCGACGCGGCCCGTTACCGAATGGCCATCGACGCCAAGGACGTCAAGCTGTTCATGAACATCAACGCCGAGTTCACCGACAGGCTCGACTGCCGCTCCATCGCCGCCATCGCCAAGACCGTCGCTTTCGGGTCGTTGCCTGACGCCATCTGTGTCTCCGGTCCGATGACCGGCCACGCCGTGGACAAGTCGACCCTCGCCGAGGTGAAGCGGGCGGTGGGCGATGTCCCGGTGATCGTCAACACCGGCTGCAACCCCGACAACATCGGGGAATTCCTGGAGCACGCGGACGCGGCCGTCGTCGGGACCTACTTCAAACATGACGGCGTGACCTGGAACCCGGTCGAGACGGCCAGGGTCAAGAAGTTCATGGGTGCGGTCAGACACGCCCGGGGGGCGTGA